One Parageobacillus sp. KH3-4 genomic region harbors:
- a CDS encoding DUF1146 family protein — translation MMPMLGQQALVSIIVHLVFIAITWWTLQGVRLEAILRPNRVFQGRLLYILLTIMIGSTVANFFLDYLSWSKQLPFLFGGE, via the coding sequence ATGATGCCCATGCTCGGTCAACAAGCGTTAGTCAGCATCATTGTCCATCTCGTGTTTATCGCGATTACATGGTGGACGCTGCAAGGAGTACGCCTTGAAGCGATATTAAGGCCAAATCGCGTATTTCAAGGACGACTGCTTTACATTTTATTAACGATCATGATCGGTTCAACGGTCGCCAACTTTTTTCTCGACTATCTATCATGGTCAAAACAGCTTCCGTTTTTGTTTGGCGGCGAGTAA
- a CDS encoding YwmB family TATA-box binding protein, translated as MKKQAHPFIFLLVLLFIMVVGTCRYSSGEAAGNESLQTLRTIARVFHNNGIEPKQWTVYTREYSRQIQNDAAFFQKLDELKRENHAFRWSFEVARHMKKATGIYKRPFFQEKIQLIMTATKDKPQTYILYEVKGLHWSEKIGEEATKAIEKKSNQLFVKQPTFFTCMNGEFSGNMKGGLFHNALHLLREFQATPVESLQEESLVSLSAYTEQWESVLLTNDHPMNIQLALRERLGGKTSIVVGTPIITIEY; from the coding sequence ATGAAAAAACAAGCGCATCCCTTCATTTTTTTATTGGTGTTGTTATTTATTATGGTCGTTGGAACGTGCCGATATTCATCCGGAGAAGCGGCGGGGAACGAATCCCTTCAGACATTGCGAACGATCGCGCGTGTTTTTCACAACAATGGAATCGAGCCGAAACAATGGACCGTTTACACAAGAGAGTATTCCCGGCAAATTCAAAATGATGCGGCCTTTTTTCAAAAGCTAGATGAACTAAAGAGGGAGAACCACGCTTTTCGCTGGTCTTTCGAGGTAGCCCGCCATATGAAAAAAGCAACGGGCATATATAAACGCCCCTTTTTTCAAGAAAAAATTCAACTCATCATGACCGCCACAAAAGACAAGCCCCAAACGTATATTCTCTATGAAGTCAAAGGACTACATTGGAGCGAAAAGATAGGGGAAGAAGCGACTAAAGCGATAGAGAAAAAATCGAATCAATTATTTGTGAAGCAGCCTACATTTTTCACTTGTATGAATGGGGAATTCAGTGGTAATATGAAAGGTGGTTTGTTCCATAATGCTTTACATCTTTTACGTGAATTTCAAGCAACGCCAGTCGAGTCATTACAGGAAGAGTCACTCGTTTCCTTGTCTGCATATACTGAGCAGTGGGAAAGCGTTCTTCTAACTAATGATCATCCAATGAACATTCAACTTGCATTGCGAGAAAGATTGGGCGGGAAGACCTCTATCGTCGTAGGAACCCCAATCATTACGATTGAATATTAA